Below is a window of Candidatus Methylomirabilota bacterium DNA.
ATTTTTATATCAGCTAGTTATTGTATATTTCCTCGAAAAAGAATTAGAGTTTTTGGCGCACATAATCTGACGGCTCTTCCTTCCTTTTCGAACCCAATTCGACCCACCTGAATTTTCCACTTGACAAGGGATAGATAACAGAGGTTATCCATAGGGTCCCACTAGGAGGTGGCCTCATGAAAGGGCTCAGTCCAAAGCAGCGGCAGGTGCTCGAAGAGATTCTCCGCTCGCTCCGGCAGCGGGGGATGCCTCCTATATTAGAAGAGATCGCCGAGGCGATCGGGGTCAAGAGCCGGTTCGGTGCCTTTCGGCACGTCCGGGCGCTCGAGCAAAAAGGCTATATCCGCCGCCTTTCTGGTCCCCGCGGCATTCAGGTCCTGAAGGACCCGGCAGGCAACCCGCTCCCCCCTGAAGAGCAGGTCGGATACCTCCCCGTATACGATCGAGTGACCGCCGGGTCGCCCGTGCTCGCCCGGGACGAGGTAGTGGATTATATCCCGGTGCCGGCCTTCTGGCTGGGCGGCGGCGATGGCTTTGCCGTCAGGGTCCTCACCGACAGTATGGCCCCCACCGTGGCTCCCGGCGATATCGCCATCGTGCGTCAGCAGCAGACTGCCGTGCCCGGGGATATCGTGGTGGCCCTGATCGAGGAAGAGGCAGTTCTGAAGCGCTTCAAGCGGCGGGTCGATACGGTCCTTCTCGCTTCGGATAACCCTGCCTACACTCCGCTGCGGTTTCCACAGGCCCTTCGAGAACCTCAGGGCCAGGGCATCCGGATTCTCGGCAAGGTGGTGGGCTTGCTCCGCCGATTCAACAGTTCAACTGCATCGAAAGAGCAATTTCACCGGGTCTGAGCTCCTGAACAGGCCTTCAGGAAGTCCTTCCCGGCAGGAGTCTCTATCATGCGCACTCTTGCTTCGCTCGCCACAGGTGTCCCTGACGATGGAGTGGCCAGTGCGGATTCCCAGGATCAGCGGTTGCCGGCACTCATTCAGGCCCTGGTCCAGTCCCCGCCAGCGGGGATTGTCGCACTGCTTCGAGGGTCCAATATAGTCCTCTCGCTGGCGACCTTTGCCGCGGGGCTCTACGCCCTCAAGGGGCAGAGAGTCCTCCTGGTGGACGCGGGCAACAGCACCGACCCCTACATCGTCTCTCGTCTGGCCCTGGCCGCAAGACGCGATCCCCAGCCGGTCCTGTCCCGGATCCACATCATCCGC
It encodes the following:
- the lexA gene encoding transcriptional repressor LexA, with the translated sequence MKGLSPKQRQVLEEILRSLRQRGMPPILEEIAEAIGVKSRFGAFRHVRALEQKGYIRRLSGPRGIQVLKDPAGNPLPPEEQVGYLPVYDRVTAGSPVLARDEVVDYIPVPAFWLGGGDGFAVRVLTDSMAPTVAPGDIAIVRQQQTAVPGDIVVALIEEEAVLKRFKRRVDTVLLASDNPAYTPLRFPQALREPQGQGIRILGKVVGLLRRFNSSTASKEQFHRV